TAGCGTTACCAATCCTTCTTGGTGGCAACTTATAAAATGGATTGCAGATCCAATCGGATTCCAGCAAAAATATAGTCAAAAGTATGGAGACATTTTCTCCGTAAACTTAAGTGTAATCGGTTCTTTCGTAATCATTGGCCATCCCCAAGCCATTCAAGAAATTTTCATTCAAGATTCTAAATTTGATATTGGACGTGGTAATCAACTTGCAAAGCCTCACCTCGGACAAAACTCTCTGATGTTAATGGATGGCTCTCGCCATCGACGAGAACGAAAATTATTAATGCCGCCGTTTCATGAAGAAAAACTACAAACTTACGCTCAACAAATATGCTCAATTACCAAGCAAATCGTCAGCCAATGGCAAATTAGTCAGCCTTTTTTAGCTCGGTCTGCAATGCAAAAAGTTAGTCTAGAAGTAATTTTACTAATTGTTTTTGGATTAAGTGAAGGAGAACGTTATCAACAACTTAAACTTCTACTTCCTTCTTGGTTGGATATGATTGATTCTCCTTTGCGCTCCAGTATGGTATTTTTGCCCTTCTTACAGCAAGATTGGGGAAGATGGACTCCTTGGGGACAGATGAAACACAGACGACGCTGTATTCATCAGCTACTCCAAGCAGAAATTGCAGAGAAAAGAACAAAGAAAGATAAGAATCAGAGTGATGTGCTGAGCTTGATGATGGCAGCAAGAGACGAAAATGGGCAAGCAATGACTGATGAGGAAATAAAAGATGAATTGCTGACAATTTTATTTACTGGACATGAAACTACTGCAACAATGCTAGCCTGGGCTTTATATGAACTTCACCGCAATTCAGATGTGCTGGAAAAATTGCTGCAAGAACTCTACAAGCTTGGAGAAAATCCTAACCCAATGGAAATTTCTAGACTCCCTTACTTAACAGCAGTTTGTCAAGAAACACTACGTATGTATCCAGTTATACCAATTATTTTCCCACGCATTACCAAATCATCCATAAATATTGCAGGATATCAGTTTGAACCTGAAACAACTTTAATGCCTAGTATCTACCTCGTGCATTATCGAGAAGACTTGTATCCTCATCCTTATCAATTTAAACCTGAACGTTTTTTGGAACGGCAGTATTCTCCTTCAGAATATTTTCCTTTTGGTGGTGGAAGTCGGCGGTGTTTAGGATATGCCTTAGCTCTGTTAGAAATGAAATTAGTATTGGCAACAGTTTTATCCAATTATCAACTTGCCTTAGTGAAAAATAGACCTATTAGAATGCAACGACGTGGGTTGACTCTTACTCCTAATGGTGGAGTCCCGATGGTGATCACTGGAAAACGATAAACACGCTTTTGTCTGAGGCTTGCTCCAATAATCTGATACGGATATTAGGCATCACTACAGCAGAAAGGGTTTTTCGGACGAAATATACTTTGTATTGGTCAGCAAGGTCAAAATATTGGAGATTGGAGATGGCAGATTGGAGATTGTCTGCACCCACAAGGGATGCAGCTTGAGTAGGGGAGATTGATGATTTTAGATTTATTCCGCCCACAAGGGACGGGGCTTGTACCAAATTCAATCTGCAATCTGCAATTTTCAATCTGCAATCTTCTCGGTCAATCAGGATGCCGCAGGTCGTCAAGACTCACTTAAATGCGAATTTCGCCATGTTGCCGAATGTGTTCAACTAACCGCTTGGTTTCACCGCCAGCTAATTCTAGTTCCCTAACATTACCCACCAAAA
This sequence is a window from Nostoc sphaeroides. Protein-coding genes within it:
- a CDS encoding cytochrome P450; its protein translation is MINQLPNSVTNPSWWQLIKWIADPIGFQQKYSQKYGDIFSVNLSVIGSFVIIGHPQAIQEIFIQDSKFDIGRGNQLAKPHLGQNSLMLMDGSRHRRERKLLMPPFHEEKLQTYAQQICSITKQIVSQWQISQPFLARSAMQKVSLEVILLIVFGLSEGERYQQLKLLLPSWLDMIDSPLRSSMVFLPFLQQDWGRWTPWGQMKHRRRCIHQLLQAEIAEKRTKKDKNQSDVLSLMMAARDENGQAMTDEEIKDELLTILFTGHETTATMLAWALYELHRNSDVLEKLLQELYKLGENPNPMEISRLPYLTAVCQETLRMYPVIPIIFPRITKSSINIAGYQFEPETTLMPSIYLVHYREDLYPHPYQFKPERFLERQYSPSEYFPFGGGSRRCLGYALALLEMKLVLATVLSNYQLALVKNRPIRMQRRGLTLTPNGGVPMVITGKR